In Fibrobacter sp. UWB15, one genomic interval encodes:
- a CDS encoding Ig-like domain-containing protein codes for MGVKKDVGLALAGFVSLFGISAVHAAVPATEVVQLPSEVAYGGGDKVGSQLVAATYNAGEGPGIWIVADGGYRLYHNGALLAQDNQAGRVRFVPMTFLPGENAISVVGVNGKGAPGVMVQIDDLDKSYYSGSGWKSKPAVSNNSWKNKGRDLSQWGGATTLNYASNKLPSGATLNGFAANTQAKWIWTSAETDPTAVLLFTFNVKAEGFGASTTGGAAGNIVFASDSASIRKYLQSNDAVTILVPEGTYDFRQMRNAVTEANKQGRTWCRTTCSEKNRVTGKTNKFYRIAFEKNSCASLGESGLEIVKESDNLQAWSNWITTKPNKSLVGMGRGANLRGASIVVRSNEGSYNHIYRNLGIYDVNPHLIEGGDGLETVGTASKHVKGFWADHISYKWISDGMDMEFVDDATISYLDFDGANDFNCWGTDPYMALVEDAHLTYANNYWHNTYGRVPKVTGESNGSQVHLYNQYVDYNRFFVAGANGHSASAKAYVRYENSYIDNGNGYLAEWGDNGYVYFSGVTFGSGTKQQHRYNGTVTQGVPQAQTFNPSYSFEKRTVANLPKEIPSLAGVGGRYGKMPEYNQGFGQSNKAASVSMTAPSAGAKFDAGKAVTLSATAKDNDGSVKKVDFYVGTTLVGSATASPYQVNAEGLAPGMHSAVAVVTDNSGLTWMSEYVTFTVEGTVEPESSSSEVAESSSSVESSSSAEPESSSSEVVESSSGTTAIAQRMNLGNEAETAFYRIFDLQGRPLFSGYQKPAKMPAAHVMVVEYTKNGAVKRRYIQ; via the coding sequence ATGGGAGTAAAAAAGGATGTTGGGTTGGCTTTAGCGGGCTTTGTCTCGCTTTTTGGAATTTCTGCGGTGCATGCCGCTGTCCCTGCGACAGAAGTGGTTCAACTCCCTTCTGAAGTGGCTTACGGTGGCGGCGACAAGGTGGGTTCGCAGCTGGTGGCCGCGACGTATAATGCGGGCGAAGGTCCGGGTATCTGGATCGTAGCCGATGGCGGCTACAGGCTCTACCACAATGGCGCTCTCCTTGCGCAGGACAACCAGGCGGGCCGCGTGCGCTTTGTGCCGATGACGTTCCTTCCCGGTGAAAATGCAATTTCGGTCGTGGGCGTGAACGGCAAGGGTGCTCCGGGCGTCATGGTGCAGATTGACGACCTGGACAAGTCTTACTATTCCGGCAGTGGTTGGAAATCAAAGCCTGCAGTGAGCAACAACTCGTGGAAAAACAAGGGCCGCGACCTTAGCCAGTGGGGCGGTGCGACAACCCTTAACTACGCAAGCAACAAGCTCCCGAGCGGTGCAACCTTGAATGGTTTTGCCGCGAATACGCAGGCCAAGTGGATTTGGACTTCTGCCGAAACCGACCCGACGGCCGTTCTGCTGTTCACGTTCAACGTGAAGGCCGAAGGATTTGGCGCTTCTACGACGGGCGGTGCTGCCGGCAATATCGTTTTCGCGAGCGATTCCGCAAGCATCCGCAAGTACCTGCAGAGTAACGATGCGGTGACAATCCTTGTGCCCGAAGGTACTTACGATTTTAGGCAGATGCGCAATGCGGTAACCGAGGCGAACAAGCAGGGGCGTACCTGGTGCCGCACGACTTGCAGCGAGAAGAACCGCGTGACGGGCAAGACGAACAAGTTTTACCGCATCGCCTTCGAAAAGAACAGTTGCGCAAGCCTCGGCGAATCCGGACTTGAAATCGTGAAGGAGTCGGACAATCTGCAGGCGTGGAGCAACTGGATTACCACCAAGCCGAACAAGAGTCTCGTGGGCATGGGTCGCGGCGCGAACCTGCGTGGCGCATCCATAGTGGTGCGCAGTAACGAAGGCTCCTACAACCACATTTATCGTAACCTCGGCATTTACGACGTGAACCCGCACTTGATCGAAGGCGGTGACGGCCTTGAAACGGTAGGCACCGCGTCGAAGCATGTGAAGGGCTTCTGGGCCGACCACATCAGCTACAAGTGGATTAGCGACGGTATGGACATGGAATTCGTGGACGACGCCACCATCAGTTACCTGGATTTTGACGGCGCAAACGATTTCAACTGTTGGGGAACCGATCCTTACATGGCACTTGTCGAAGATGCCCACCTGACTTATGCAAATAACTACTGGCACAATACTTATGGCCGCGTGCCGAAGGTGACGGGCGAAAGCAACGGTTCGCAGGTGCATTTGTACAACCAGTATGTGGACTACAACCGCTTCTTTGTGGCGGGTGCAAACGGCCATAGTGCAAGCGCGAAGGCCTACGTACGCTACGAGAATAGCTATATCGATAACGGCAACGGTTACCTTGCCGAATGGGGCGACAACGGCTACGTTTACTTTAGCGGAGTCACGTTCGGGAGCGGAACCAAACAGCAGCACCGCTACAACGGTACGGTGACGCAGGGCGTTCCGCAGGCGCAAACTTTCAACCCGAGCTACAGTTTCGAAAAACGCACCGTTGCAAATCTCCCGAAAGAAATCCCGAGCCTAGCAGGTGTGGGAGGCCGCTACGGCAAGATGCCCGAATACAACCAGGGCTTTGGCCAGAGCAACAAGGCGGCAAGTGTTTCTATGACAGCACCTTCTGCAGGGGCCAAGTTCGATGCCGGCAAGGCTGTCACCTTGAGTGCCACTGCTAAGGATAACGACGGCTCTGTCAAGAAGGTTGATTTTTATGTCGGAACGACTTTAGTCGGTTCTGCGACGGCGTCGCCTTACCAGGTAAATGCCGAGGGCCTTGCTCCGGGTATGCATTCTGCCGTTGCTGTCGTGACGGACAACTCCGGGCTCACCTGGATGTCGGAATACGTCACGTTTACGGTCGAGGGAACGGTTGAGCCCGAATCGTCTTCGTCCGAAGTCGCGGAATCGTCGTCGAGTGTAGAATCTTCGTCGAGCGCGGAACCTGAATCCAGCTCGTCCGAAGTCGTAGAATCCAGCAGCGGGACTACCGCAATTGCCCAGCGCATGAATCTCGGCAACGAGGCAGAAACGGCCTTCTACCGCATCTTCGACTTGCAAGGCCGCCCGCTATTCTCGGGCTACCAGAAGCCTGCCAAGATGCCTGCTGCGCATGTGATGGTGGTGGAATATACAAAGAATGGCGCCGTCAAGCGCCGATATATACAATAA
- a CDS encoding TIGR02147 family protein has translation MYFDYRDYIRAVVEALQSRGQSIRSIQESAGVSGSAFFNRILDGSRPLSAANAKTLAKSWGLSDEESEYFLTLVRFGNEKNVDERENLLKKLLAVRAKNQEYELQDSALKFFSKWYYPVLRDLLPLLPANTPAEKIGRMFTPALRAPQVQSGVKYLKDAGFVSLNDNGTYHVEQPTISTPPRVRSTILRKYHLKNLEVNSDVYDLFSSDDRSITSVTCSLSKESFEKVREEIAKLREKILAMSREEKNPDRVCHVGFQLVNRAKVKEGK, from the coding sequence ATGTACTTTGATTACCGGGATTATATCCGGGCCGTTGTGGAAGCATTGCAATCCAGAGGGCAGTCCATCCGTTCCATTCAAGAAAGCGCCGGAGTCTCGGGTTCCGCCTTTTTCAACCGCATTCTAGACGGATCCCGCCCGCTTTCTGCTGCAAACGCAAAGACTCTCGCCAAATCCTGGGGGCTTTCCGACGAAGAATCCGAATACTTTCTGACGCTAGTCCGCTTCGGCAACGAAAAAAACGTGGACGAGCGCGAAAACCTACTCAAGAAACTCCTCGCCGTACGTGCAAAAAATCAGGAATACGAGCTCCAGGATTCCGCCCTCAAGTTCTTTTCGAAGTGGTACTACCCCGTCTTGCGCGACCTGTTGCCGCTCCTCCCCGCAAACACCCCCGCCGAGAAAATCGGCCGGATGTTCACGCCCGCGCTTCGCGCCCCGCAAGTGCAAAGCGGAGTCAAGTACCTGAAGGATGCCGGATTCGTTTCTTTGAACGATAACGGAACCTACCATGTCGAGCAACCCACCATCTCGACGCCACCCCGCGTGCGCTCTACCATTCTGCGCAAATACCATTTAAAGAACCTCGAAGTCAATAGCGATGTTTACGACCTGTTCTCGAGCGATGACCGCAGCATCACCAGCGTAACCTGCAGCCTTTCCAAGGAAAGTTTCGAAAAGGTTCGCGAAGAAATCGCCAAGCTTCGCGAAAAAATTTTGGCCATGTCCCGCGAAGAAAAGAACCCCGACCGCGTCTGTCATGTCGGATTCCAGCTCGTGAATCGCGCCAAGGTGAAGGAGGGCAAATAA
- a CDS encoding carboxypeptidase-like regulatory domain-containing protein: MKVILALSLFAASLGIAFTACSTSENSVANGTGSNAGETEIAGIVTATNHGMPLKNAVARVWILNEDSMLVAYEDSLDDNGILKINSAALSEKKAPVQLLEMRSGDSLSIMRWVDFERSPEQNLAIAQSESLKGIITNNGTAVENATVSILDQTVTTDAQGYFEFSGLPAGVHYAFVEGYFGKFSYQMETGLSDGATTNHINIADSIFTVVEDFENWKHRQTFIGKSFGQGWWFICTDSLQGGNSRVAEGIDSDKILVTGDSAKSGSSLHLIFDIDQETKGHYGVAGFSIGDDFDEDDMFAFYDLRSATAISFDAKGSGKISLQITKRGNDGKRDFHQTAFVTLSDEWEHFTFTADDFDTELIAVNTINILVTEDAEIFLDNIRFDGISPSMWPSLGMRF; this comes from the coding sequence ATGAAGGTTATTCTCGCCCTTTCGCTTTTCGCAGCCAGCCTCGGCATCGCATTCACCGCCTGCAGCACAAGTGAAAATTCTGTCGCAAACGGCACAGGCAGCAACGCCGGCGAAACCGAAATTGCCGGCATCGTTACAGCCACCAATCACGGAATGCCCCTCAAAAACGCCGTCGCCCGTGTATGGATTTTAAACGAGGATTCCATGCTTGTCGCCTACGAAGACTCCCTTGACGACAACGGCATTCTCAAGATTAACTCCGCCGCCTTGAGCGAAAAGAAGGCCCCCGTCCAGTTGCTCGAAATGCGCTCCGGCGACTCGCTTTCCATTATGCGCTGGGTTGACTTCGAACGCAGTCCGGAGCAGAATCTCGCCATCGCCCAAAGCGAAAGCCTGAAAGGCATCATCACCAATAACGGTACCGCCGTCGAAAACGCAACCGTAAGCATTCTAGACCAAACCGTCACCACGGACGCACAAGGATACTTTGAATTCAGCGGCTTGCCTGCAGGCGTGCACTACGCCTTCGTTGAAGGGTATTTCGGCAAATTCTCTTACCAAATGGAAACCGGCCTAAGCGATGGCGCCACGACAAATCACATCAACATCGCCGACAGCATTTTCACCGTTGTCGAAGACTTTGAAAATTGGAAACACAGACAGACCTTTATCGGCAAGAGTTTTGGACAAGGTTGGTGGTTTATTTGCACCGACTCCTTGCAAGGCGGGAACAGCCGCGTCGCCGAAGGCATCGATAGCGACAAGATTCTCGTTACCGGCGACAGCGCCAAGAGCGGAAGCAGCCTGCACTTGATTTTCGATATCGATCAGGAAACTAAAGGCCATTACGGCGTCGCAGGGTTCTCTATCGGCGACGATTTTGACGAAGACGACATGTTCGCTTTCTACGACTTGCGAAGCGCCACCGCCATTTCGTTCGACGCCAAGGGCAGCGGAAAGATTTCGTTGCAAATCACCAAGCGCGGCAACGACGGCAAACGAGACTTCCACCAGACAGCCTTCGTGACGCTCAGCGACGAATGGGAACATTTCACTTTTACCGCCGACGATTTCGACACGGAACTTATCGCCGTCAACACCATCAACATCTTGGTGACCGAAGACGCAGAGATTTTCTTGGACAACATTCGCTTTGACGGCATTTCGCCGAGCATGTGGCCAAGCCTCGGAATGCGATTCTAG
- a CDS encoding glycoside hydrolase family 5 protein yields the protein MKKTNIGIVALCALAFTSSAFATIQPMRVGPVSQYGALQSGKNSAGEGRIYGSVQGVKDGAEVQVRGMSLTWSQYWPYGSSFYGSSFIDTLVGSWNVELVRSAMGVVPPWGHGSYMTRPEYFESQMDTVVQAAIQNDIYVLIDWHSEGGYYNCIHKGTKPKYEFNDNKTCFTANDAAAFFGRMAERYGKYPHVIFEIYNEPVSESWADLKAYADTVISAIRKHSKNLVIVGTPMWSSMAGDAVAAPVQDDNVAYTYHFYANLHQTSSHLSSSNKAMEAGLSVFVTEWGGIDEIFTKEAHKTELEKFLAWTNEKKISCAKWDVEKPFLENNDVDNYIKENILPAKTTYQKNLNWETEISDKLPNLITYGAGTDIPGKWSSTSDIDDYGDEQGDKGNSTFTDNSTETTVKMDNMKLDTVGTGFDYAPYIRAEYTFDGEPDLSKCKMVSYRYKGANHQFILYYDWNASIDVFGEGAWDYPFVEMPYAPEWETVYVDLGWMMSNGWQAALPLTPVLSAATAFRFNVTNDFFDTSLWVENIKCIESVEGYTPVKIPTNTDAVQTQTAKANYRINTNGLNIVATGIKNGTHYSLSNILGQTLRSGIANASSIKLSAPQAGRYILRLGNSVHPISIK from the coding sequence ATGAAAAAGACAAATATAGGCATAGTAGCCTTGTGCGCCCTCGCTTTTACAAGCAGCGCGTTCGCCACCATTCAACCCATGCGCGTCGGCCCCGTTAGCCAATACGGCGCTTTGCAAAGCGGCAAGAATTCCGCTGGCGAAGGCCGCATTTACGGCAGCGTGCAAGGCGTCAAGGACGGCGCCGAAGTCCAGGTTCGCGGAATGAGCCTCACTTGGAGTCAGTACTGGCCGTACGGCAGCAGCTTTTACGGAAGTTCCTTTATCGATACTCTGGTCGGCTCCTGGAACGTTGAACTTGTCCGCTCTGCCATGGGCGTCGTGCCGCCTTGGGGACACGGAAGCTACATGACCCGCCCCGAATATTTCGAATCGCAGATGGACACCGTAGTTCAAGCCGCTATTCAAAACGACATTTACGTTTTGATTGACTGGCACAGCGAAGGCGGCTACTACAACTGCATCCATAAGGGAACAAAGCCAAAGTACGAATTCAACGACAACAAGACCTGCTTTACCGCAAACGATGCTGCCGCCTTCTTCGGGCGCATGGCCGAACGCTACGGCAAGTACCCGCATGTCATTTTCGAAATCTACAACGAACCCGTGAGTGAATCCTGGGCAGACCTGAAAGCCTACGCCGACACGGTCATCAGCGCTATCCGCAAACATTCGAAGAACCTGGTAATCGTCGGAACCCCGATGTGGTCTTCTATGGCAGGCGATGCCGTAGCTGCCCCCGTACAAGACGATAACGTCGCCTACACTTACCATTTCTACGCCAACCTGCATCAGACTTCTAGCCACTTGTCCAGTTCCAACAAGGCGATGGAAGCCGGCCTTAGCGTATTCGTAACGGAATGGGGCGGCATCGATGAAATCTTCACCAAGGAGGCCCACAAGACCGAACTTGAAAAATTCCTCGCATGGACCAACGAGAAGAAAATTTCTTGCGCCAAGTGGGATGTCGAAAAGCCCTTCCTCGAAAACAACGATGTCGACAATTATATCAAAGAAAACATTTTGCCCGCAAAGACCACTTACCAAAAAAATCTGAACTGGGAAACCGAAATCAGCGACAAGTTGCCCAACTTGATTACATACGGCGCCGGCACCGATATTCCGGGCAAGTGGAGCAGCACCAGCGACATTGACGACTACGGCGACGAACAGGGCGACAAGGGTAATTCCACCTTTACCGACAACTCTACCGAAACTACCGTGAAAATGGACAACATGAAGCTAGACACCGTCGGTACCGGCTTTGATTACGCCCCGTACATTCGCGCAGAATACACGTTCGACGGCGAGCCCGATTTGTCCAAGTGCAAAATGGTTAGCTACCGCTACAAAGGAGCAAACCACCAGTTTATCCTCTACTACGATTGGAACGCCAGTATCGATGTCTTTGGCGAAGGCGCCTGGGACTACCCCTTTGTCGAAATGCCGTACGCACCCGAATGGGAAACGGTCTACGTGGATTTAGGCTGGATGATGAGCAACGGCTGGCAGGCAGCACTCCCGCTGACCCCGGTTCTTTCGGCGGCGACCGCGTTCCGCTTTAATGTAACAAACGACTTTTTTGACACCTCGCTTTGGGTCGAAAACATCAAGTGCATCGAAAGCGTCGAAGGTTACACGCCTGTAAAAATCCCCACAAACACAGACGCCGTCCAAACGCAGACTGCAAAGGCAAATTACCGCATAAACACCAACGGTTTGAACATTGTCGCCACCGGCATCAAGAACGGCACGCATTACTCGCTTTCGAACATTCTCGGACAAACACTACGTTCCGGCATCGCAAACGCAAGCAGCATTAAGCTGAGCGCACCGCAGGCAGGCCGCTACATTCTCCGCCTCGGCAATTCCGTCCACCCGATTTCAATCAAGTAA
- a CDS encoding CIA30 family protein — translation MFSGCSDSGPETAGATSETTNGIAIVAFDGAHMPIPQARVTLYQRADFTPAESPSEDVNIQDVTQFLPSYVSALETATADDSGMVQFETEPDQCQNARCYVEGIAGEDSSLMVWSKLDAVDSMADEIELLPSVSLTVRTGAAASDSVVSRSVVMLDATPYWAKNDGSEFVFSHVPAGLYTLLADDQPVADVSLDAGASVDTLIRISNVTREYVFEDFDDGDNLNNLAKKYPNYGWYYMPHKGATFESPDSAGGFAGALVDDGAGGKYLSLKYAIQDTAYVMLGTHLGLDSGYYDLSALSAVRMKVRGDCRFAVALEHYRQLENNNYNKALWIATANDEWTELVLRPGDELLDDKNYQVAWDEISTEIGIFSVFISEGSRLDIDEIVFEGIQIID, via the coding sequence ATGTTTTCGGGCTGTTCCGACAGTGGGCCCGAAACTGCGGGAGCCACGAGCGAGACGACAAACGGAATCGCCATCGTTGCATTCGATGGGGCGCACATGCCTATACCGCAGGCGCGCGTCACCTTGTATCAGCGTGCTGATTTCACTCCTGCGGAAAGTCCGTCCGAAGACGTGAATATCCAGGATGTGACGCAGTTCCTCCCGTCCTATGTTTCTGCGTTGGAAACCGCTACTGCGGATGATTCCGGAATGGTGCAGTTCGAGACTGAACCTGACCAGTGTCAGAACGCAAGGTGCTATGTCGAAGGGATTGCCGGCGAGGACTCCTCGCTCATGGTGTGGTCAAAACTCGATGCGGTAGATTCCATGGCAGACGAAATTGAACTCTTGCCGTCTGTATCGCTTACGGTGCGTACCGGGGCTGCGGCCTCTGATTCTGTAGTTTCGCGCAGTGTCGTGATGCTTGATGCGACTCCCTATTGGGCAAAAAATGATGGAAGCGAGTTTGTCTTCTCGCATGTTCCTGCGGGCCTATATACGCTTCTTGCGGATGATCAGCCTGTTGCCGATGTTTCGCTTGATGCCGGTGCTTCTGTAGATACGCTCATCCGTATTTCAAATGTTACCCGCGAATACGTCTTCGAAGATTTCGACGATGGCGACAACCTGAATAATTTGGCAAAGAAATACCCGAATTACGGTTGGTACTACATGCCGCACAAGGGGGCGACCTTTGAAAGTCCTGACAGTGCCGGCGGTTTTGCGGGCGCGCTTGTAGATGACGGTGCCGGCGGGAAGTATCTCTCGTTAAAGTATGCCATTCAAGATACGGCCTATGTCATGCTCGGGACGCATCTTGGGCTTGATTCCGGTTACTACGATTTGAGTGCGCTTTCTGCGGTTCGAATGAAGGTTCGCGGGGACTGTCGGTTTGCCGTTGCGCTTGAACATTACCGTCAACTTGAAAACAACAACTATAACAAGGCGTTGTGGATTGCGACGGCGAACGACGAATGGACGGAATTGGTCCTTCGGCCCGGTGACGAGCTTTTGGACGACAAAAATTACCAGGTCGCTTGGGACGAAATTTCGACAGAGATTGGCATATTCAGCGTCTTCATATCCGAAGGCTCTCGCCTCGATATAGACGAAATCGTATTCGAAGGAATTCAAATTATCGATTAA
- a CDS encoding TIGR02147 family protein — MFARNKINIYDYTDYRKFLQDFYELEKSLDPTFSYRVFAAAVDVDASLLVKILQGKRHVSSKGIEPFVEFFRFKEAKAEYFREMVVYGKAKTDEDVRKHFETLQKMRPAVCRELDEARYRYFQQWYYPMIRSALDVFDYRGPQNAAALAEACIPKLTASQVEKAVEALLQLGLARQRKDGRVEPTEAHLRTQEHWLSATISDYQGCIAELARDSIANTPKEKRDISTLTMALDSNQIQKIRDILAETRKSIVNVVNAMPAQICDSVYQLNFQLFPMMKKEER, encoded by the coding sequence ATGTTCGCAAGAAATAAAATCAACATATACGACTACACCGACTACCGTAAATTTCTGCAGGATTTTTACGAACTCGAAAAGTCGCTTGATCCGACCTTCAGCTATCGGGTTTTTGCCGCTGCTGTGGACGTTGACGCAAGTCTCCTTGTAAAAATTTTACAGGGAAAGCGCCATGTGTCTTCTAAAGGCATTGAACCGTTCGTTGAATTTTTCCGTTTCAAGGAGGCGAAGGCGGAATACTTCCGCGAAATGGTCGTCTATGGCAAGGCGAAGACCGACGAAGATGTCCGCAAGCATTTTGAGACGCTCCAGAAAATGCGCCCGGCCGTCTGCCGTGAGCTAGACGAGGCTCGTTACCGCTATTTTCAGCAGTGGTACTACCCGATGATCCGTTCGGCGCTCGATGTCTTTGATTATCGTGGCCCGCAAAATGCCGCCGCACTCGCCGAGGCATGCATTCCGAAACTCACCGCCTCTCAGGTTGAGAAAGCCGTTGAGGCGCTGTTGCAGTTGGGACTTGCCCGCCAACGCAAGGATGGCCGCGTGGAACCCACCGAGGCGCACCTCCGTACGCAGGAACATTGGCTGAGTGCAACCATTAGCGACTACCAGGGCTGTATCGCGGAATTGGCGCGCGATTCGATTGCCAATACCCCGAAGGAAAAGCGCGATATAAGCACGCTTACCATGGCGCTTGACTCGAATCAAATCCAAAAAATCCGCGATATTCTTGCCGAAACGCGAAAATCCATCGTAAATGTGGTCAATGCGATGCCCGCGCAAATATGCGATAGCGTTTATCAATTAAATTTTCAGTTGTTCCCGATGATGAAAAAGGAAGAACGGTAA
- a CDS encoding glycosyl hydrolase, protein MFKRKLSVILAATLATTAFAAKYEAESATVSSEAKIVNSSGVSGTGYASLQEGSITFTGVTAETAGKYTLTIHYKAGDFKANYLKVNGATAGTIDFAATTGWADITTAVTLKAGANTVAIEKYWGWIDVDYIDISAYESKPFKLSTSPVTPNATESAVKLYNFLRENFGKKTISGIMTGDMSGYTLGADFKTHDDVKYIYTRTGKYPALVGLDFLFATGPNASQGWNMEYTDKAISIAKGLWKAGGIPAFTWHWKDPLDKKDAFYIQSAANGGEYTDFDFSTGFKPGTTEWDTESAAYKGIVADIDHIADYFLELQKEGVAGIFRPLHEAGGKWFWWSINSGDQFAALYRLVFDRMVKVKGVKNMIWVFNPEGSTVTSWDPGSEYYDVLSIDIYNSANDHSSNASSFDKFKSASNGTKILALSENGPIPDVNNMHTDEAVWSWWMPWYSTWSGTWPGQTKDAVWKSNMGDERVISLEDMPGWDKYKPNQDTSTTRLAKVSPFYGPATTIGIFDMNGHYVGLTTQGLPQGRYIVRQRIQGRNLNAVYIKK, encoded by the coding sequence ATGTTTAAAAGGAAATTGTCCGTCATTCTTGCGGCAACCCTCGCAACCACAGCCTTCGCAGCCAAATACGAAGCTGAATCGGCAACCGTATCTAGCGAAGCAAAAATTGTCAACAGCAGCGGCGTCTCTGGCACAGGGTACGCAAGCCTCCAAGAAGGCTCGATCACCTTCACGGGAGTCACCGCAGAAACCGCAGGCAAGTACACGCTCACCATCCATTACAAGGCGGGTGACTTCAAGGCAAATTACCTCAAGGTGAATGGCGCCACCGCAGGCACCATCGACTTCGCGGCAACGACCGGATGGGCAGACATCACAACGGCCGTCACGCTCAAGGCAGGTGCAAATACCGTCGCTATCGAAAAATACTGGGGATGGATCGACGTGGACTACATCGACATTTCTGCCTACGAATCAAAGCCCTTCAAGCTCTCCACAAGCCCGGTCACCCCGAACGCGACCGAAAGCGCAGTAAAGCTCTACAATTTCTTGCGCGAAAACTTCGGCAAGAAGACGATTAGCGGAATCATGACCGGCGACATGAGCGGCTACACACTGGGCGCCGATTTCAAGACTCACGACGATGTGAAGTACATCTACACGCGTACGGGCAAGTACCCGGCGCTCGTCGGTCTCGACTTCCTTTTCGCAACTGGCCCGAACGCGTCTCAAGGCTGGAACATGGAATACACCGACAAGGCGATTTCCATTGCAAAAGGCCTTTGGAAGGCTGGCGGCATCCCCGCATTCACCTGGCACTGGAAAGATCCGCTCGACAAGAAGGACGCCTTCTACATCCAGAGCGCAGCCAACGGCGGCGAATACACGGACTTCGACTTCTCTACGGGTTTCAAGCCCGGCACCACCGAATGGGACACCGAAAGTGCGGCCTACAAGGGAATTGTCGCCGACATTGACCATATTGCCGATTACTTCCTCGAACTGCAGAAAGAAGGCGTTGCAGGCATATTCCGCCCCCTGCACGAAGCGGGCGGCAAGTGGTTCTGGTGGAGTATCAATTCGGGCGACCAGTTTGCGGCCCTCTACCGCCTGGTATTTGACCGCATGGTGAAGGTCAAGGGAGTGAAGAACATGATCTGGGTATTCAACCCAGAAGGTTCTACCGTCACCTCCTGGGATCCGGGCAGCGAATACTACGACGTGCTTTCCATTGACATCTATAACAGCGCCAATGACCATTCCAGCAACGCAAGTTCTTTTGACAAGTTCAAGAGCGCATCGAACGGCACGAAGATTCTTGCACTCAGCGAAAACGGGCCCATTCCCGACGTGAACAACATGCACACCGACGAGGCCGTATGGAGCTGGTGGATGCCGTGGTACAGCACCTGGAGCGGAACCTGGCCCGGCCAGACGAAGGATGCCGTGTGGAAGAGCAACATGGGTGACGAACGTGTTATTTCGCTCGAGGACATGCCCGGCTGGGACAAATACAAGCCCAACCAGGATACCTCTACGACGCGTCTTGCAAAGGTATCGCCATTCTACGGTCCTGCAACAACAATCGGCATCTTTGACATGAACGGCCACTATGTGGGACTCACTACGCAGGGACTTCCGCAGGGGCGCTACATCGTGCGTCAAAGAATCCAGGGACGCAACTTGAATGCGGTATACATCAAAAAATAA